A region of Nostoc sp. 'Peltigera membranacea cyanobiont' N6 DNA encodes the following proteins:
- a CDS encoding histidine phosphatase family protein codes for MSQIVWIARHANRLDFVNPDWFLTAERRYDPPLSDDGMVQAQQLARRLKKEKIGHIFASPFLRTVQTANAVAEILNLPIKLETGLSEWLNPVWMTEEPKRLSTTALAKLFPRIDTSYTSRIAAKYPETHEKVRERSGQTARCLATEFFPEDILLVAHGASVLGGAMGLVGEIAKTEVKASLCSLVKVVREDPEWLLELKGDTSHLTHIEEVIRFA; via the coding sequence ATGAGTCAAATAGTCTGGATCGCAAGACACGCCAACCGCCTCGATTTCGTAAACCCTGATTGGTTTCTCACAGCCGAACGACGTTACGATCCACCCTTGTCTGATGATGGTATGGTGCAGGCACAGCAGTTAGCTAGACGATTGAAAAAAGAAAAAATTGGACATATTTTCGCTTCCCCTTTCCTGCGAACCGTACAAACAGCAAACGCAGTTGCAGAAATACTCAACTTGCCAATTAAATTGGAAACAGGTTTGAGTGAATGGCTAAATCCAGTTTGGATGACGGAAGAACCCAAAAGACTGTCAACTACAGCTTTGGCAAAATTATTCCCCAGAATTGACACCAGCTATACTTCGCGCATCGCCGCCAAATATCCTGAAACTCATGAAAAAGTGCGAGAACGTTCTGGGCAAACTGCCAGATGTTTAGCGACTGAGTTCTTCCCAGAGGATATCCTGCTAGTGGCACATGGGGCATCTGTGTTGGGGGGAGCAATGGGGCTAGTAGGGGAAATTGCCAAAACAGAAGTTAAGGCTTCTTTGTGTTCGTTGGTAAAAGTGGTACGCGAAGATCCAGAATGGTTATTGGAACTAAAGGGAGATACTTCCCATTTAACCCACATAGAAGAAGTGATTCGATTTGCCTAA
- a CDS encoding glucokinase: protein MTLLLAGDIGGTKTILRLVETSDSPALHPIYQESYHSADFPDLVPIVQKFLVKANTPIPEKACFAIAGPIVKNTAKLTNLAWFLDTERLQEELGIPHISLINDFAAIGYGISGLQEQDLLTLQVGKSQPEAPIGIIGAGTGLGQGFLIKQGNDYQVFPSEGGHADFAPRNEMEFQLLRYLLGKHDIQRLSVERVVSGMGIVAIYQFLRDRKFAHESPDIARIVRTWEQEAGQEEKSVDPGAVIGTAALEGRDRLSEQTLQLFIEAYGAEAGNLALKLLPYGGLYIAGGIAPKILPLIQNNGFLLNFTQKGRMRRLLEEIPVYIILNPQVGLIGAALCAARL, encoded by the coding sequence ATGACTTTATTACTAGCAGGAGACATCGGCGGTACGAAAACTATTTTGCGATTGGTTGAAACATCAGATTCACCAGCTTTACATCCTATTTATCAGGAAAGTTACCACAGTGCTGATTTTCCCGATTTAGTACCCATAGTGCAGAAGTTTTTGGTGAAAGCTAATACACCAATACCAGAAAAGGCTTGTTTTGCGATCGCTGGCCCCATTGTCAAAAATACTGCCAAACTAACCAATTTAGCCTGGTTTTTGGATACCGAACGTCTACAAGAAGAATTGGGTATCCCGCATATTTCTTTGATTAACGACTTCGCCGCCATTGGCTATGGCATTTCAGGTTTACAAGAACAAGACTTGCTGACATTGCAAGTTGGCAAATCTCAACCTGAAGCCCCGATTGGGATTATCGGTGCTGGTACTGGTTTAGGACAAGGATTTTTAATTAAACAGGGAAACGACTATCAAGTTTTTCCCTCAGAAGGTGGACACGCTGACTTCGCCCCTCGGAACGAGATGGAATTTCAACTGTTGAGATACCTGCTGGGTAAACATGATATCCAGCGCCTTTCTGTGGAACGGGTGGTTTCTGGAATGGGGATTGTGGCAATTTATCAATTTTTGCGCGATCGCAAATTTGCCCACGAATCACCAGATATCGCCCGGATCGTCAGAACTTGGGAACAAGAAGCCGGACAAGAAGAGAAAAGTGTCGATCCTGGTGCGGTTATTGGTACAGCCGCGCTAGAAGGACGCGATCGCCTTTCCGAACAAACCTTGCAATTATTTATAGAGGCTTATGGAGCAGAAGCCGGTAATCTCGCCCTTAAACTCCTACCTTATGGTGGCTTATACATCGCTGGTGGGATTGCGCCCAAAATTCTGCCTTTAATCCAAAATAACGGTTTCTTGTTAAACTTCACCCAAAAAGGCAGGATGCGCCGCCTCCTCGAAGAAATACCCGTGTATATTATCCTCAACCCGCAAGTAGGACTAATAGGTGCTGCTTTATGCGCTGCTAGGTTATAA
- a CDS encoding DUF1816 domain-containing protein, whose translation MNLFQSNQSEFAWWVEINTAVPRCTYYFGPFDSEKEAQLSRSGYVEDLYQEEARDIIALVKQCQPDVLTIFHEKEEVHVYSF comes from the coding sequence ATGAATTTATTTCAATCTAATCAATCAGAGTTTGCTTGGTGGGTAGAAATTAATACGGCTGTTCCGCGCTGTACTTATTACTTTGGCCCTTTTGATAGTGAAAAAGAAGCACAACTTTCTAGAAGTGGCTATGTCGAAGACTTATATCAAGAAGAAGCCAGAGACATCATTGCACTAGTCAAGCAGTGTCAGCCTGATGTCTTGACGATTTTTCACGAGAAAGAAGAAGTCCATGTATATAGTTTTTGA
- a CDS encoding DUF3775 domain-containing protein, which yields MNFLSIKKIRNVIEIAELVYGKMESGITNKPEMFIDKLSNYLEDFNITGRSSVNILHKYIDEFSQEEKAELIALMWLGRGIADGQLEDFLNLVKQVVELIPPNYATTYIIERPLLAKYLRNGLQKLYTWTSSFS from the coding sequence ATGAATTTTTTATCAATCAAAAAAATACGTAACGTTATCGAAATTGCTGAATTAGTTTATGGAAAAATGGAATCTGGGATAACAAATAAACCAGAAATGTTTATAGATAAATTATCTAACTACTTAGAGGATTTCAACATTACAGGAAGGTCTTCAGTAAATATATTACACAAATATATTGACGAATTTTCCCAGGAAGAAAAAGCAGAGCTAATAGCTCTGATGTGGCTAGGTCGAGGTATAGCAGATGGACAGTTAGAAGACTTCTTAAATCTGGTTAAACAAGTAGTAGAACTTATACCTCCAAATTATGCAACCACTTATATTATCGAAAGACCCCTTTTAGCAAAATATCTGCGGAACGGGCTTCAAAAACTATATACATGGACTTCTTCTTTCTCGTGA
- a CDS encoding NACHT domain-containing protein, with protein sequence MAKRSLQASLIGIQEAKRAFTLKGWTQDNLAGEVNLKTRQPIWRFFSGRPVERHTFIEICLVLELNWRKITTNPPAEFMELEEYSQIGGLDIDILVEKVRSQRFDKIQDQCGILQLLDISRPVAIDDIYIDVNILESIASLQSLEITELQNLDPKEFNRFGLGEVDQKQIPGTQAVKTYSKLRVLGKPGVGKTTFLQHLAIQCNQGEFAANQVPIFITLRNFTEESKVTNEFSLSKYIRQEFLTSGILDPSVIETLLSAGRVLVLLDGMDEILNQQSNTVLSEIRRFSDKYHKNQFVATCRTASQKLSLRGFTDVEIAPFTSEQIRSFAQKWFVTFTKTNIPDGEAESVGFIQKLDLDENWQFRQLVVTPLFLHLACWVFHGQEKFPTKRTDFYKQGLDLLLGKWDEARGIERDEVYRGFLLPQKLKLLSQIAAATFEQGQYFFEQRTVEQYIGDYIQNLAKVPMDAEELQIESEAALKAIEAQHGLLAERARGIFSFSYLAFQEYFTARKIVASYNLEAFGQALEGLVSHITDPHWHEIFLLTATMLRSADSLVQLMKQQIDALVAQDSHLQEFLTWASQKSLTIPNQPKEATTRAFYLALSRTPHIASHFALASSLDQGMFLDAALDDLLVQCAIDGSQDFAHIHACGDSLSNIMGIVLDVGLYKSLQQLSDQFPNSRQSQERLQLWGQTNYSAWAEQLKMTVINYRNINHQWHFSPEQEQVLQRYYDANQLLLDCLHSNCEVTAAIRQEIEATLLLPQKELEDREWQ encoded by the coding sequence ATGGCCAAGCGATCGCTCCAGGCATCACTCATCGGGATTCAAGAAGCTAAAAGAGCATTTACTCTCAAGGGGTGGACTCAAGATAATCTAGCAGGGGAAGTAAACCTCAAGACTAGACAACCGATTTGGCGGTTTTTCAGCGGCCGTCCGGTTGAACGTCATACCTTTATTGAAATTTGTTTGGTGCTGGAACTGAATTGGCGGAAGATTACGACTAATCCGCCGGCAGAATTCATGGAACTAGAAGAATACAGCCAGATCGGTGGGCTGGATATTGATATATTAGTCGAAAAAGTGCGATCGCAACGCTTTGACAAAATTCAAGACCAGTGTGGGATTTTGCAGTTATTGGATATCAGCCGTCCTGTTGCGATCGATGATATATATATTGATGTAAATATTTTAGAGTCAATTGCCAGTCTTCAGTCGTTAGAAATTACTGAACTGCAAAACCTCGATCCAAAAGAATTTAACCGTTTTGGCTTAGGTGAAGTTGACCAAAAACAAATACCTGGTACACAGGCAGTTAAAACATACTCCAAGCTCAGGGTGCTAGGCAAACCAGGAGTAGGTAAAACTACCTTTTTGCAACATCTCGCCATTCAATGTAACCAAGGTGAATTTGCGGCGAATCAGGTGCCAATCTTCATTACCCTAAGAAATTTTACTGAAGAATCTAAAGTAACCAACGAGTTCAGCCTATCAAAATACATCCGCCAGGAGTTCCTCACATCGGGAATTTTAGATCCGTCAGTCATTGAAACTTTACTTAGTGCAGGCAGAGTGTTAGTGTTGCTTGATGGCATGGATGAAATTCTGAACCAACAAAGCAACACTGTCTTAAGCGAAATTCGCAGATTTTCAGATAAATATCACAAAAATCAATTTGTGGCCACCTGTCGAACAGCATCTCAAAAACTCAGCCTCAGAGGCTTTACCGATGTTGAGATTGCCCCATTTACCTCAGAACAAATCCGAAGCTTCGCTCAAAAATGGTTTGTGACATTTACCAAGACCAACATTCCAGATGGTGAGGCGGAGTCTGTTGGGTTTATTCAGAAGTTAGACTTAGATGAAAACTGGCAATTTCGCCAACTTGTAGTTACACCCCTATTTCTGCATCTTGCTTGTTGGGTATTTCACGGTCAAGAAAAATTTCCGACTAAGCGGACTGACTTTTATAAGCAAGGTTTAGACCTGCTATTGGGCAAATGGGATGAAGCCAGAGGCATTGAACGGGATGAAGTTTACCGAGGGTTTTTATTACCACAAAAGCTCAAGTTATTGAGTCAGATTGCAGCAGCAACATTTGAGCAAGGTCAGTACTTTTTTGAGCAACGCACCGTTGAGCAATACATTGGTGACTATATTCAGAATTTGGCCAAGGTGCCAATGGATGCTGAAGAACTCCAAATAGAAAGTGAAGCGGCCCTGAAAGCGATCGAGGCTCAACATGGGCTACTAGCAGAACGGGCGCGGGGAATTTTTTCCTTCTCCTATCTGGCGTTTCAAGAATACTTCACGGCGAGAAAAATCGTTGCCAGTTATAACCTAGAGGCGTTTGGGCAAGCTCTAGAAGGATTAGTTAGTCACATTACAGACCCGCACTGGCACGAAATTTTCTTGTTAACAGCTACCATGCTCCGAAGCGCAGACTCTCTGGTACAGTTGATGAAACAACAAATTGATGCACTCGTTGCTCAAGACTCTCATTTACAAGAGTTTTTGACCTGGGCGAGCCAAAAATCTCTCACTATTCCAAACCAACCAAAAGAGGCGACAACTAGAGCATTTTACCTTGCTTTGAGTCGGACTCCTCACATAGCTTCTCACTTTGCTCTAGCCAGCAGCCTCGACCAGGGAATGTTTCTGGATGCGGCATTAGATGACTTACTAGTGCAGTGTGCAATTGATGGGAGCCAGGACTTTGCCCACATCCACGCCTGTGGAGATTCTCTAAGCAACATTATGGGCATTGTTCTGGATGTTGGACTCTATAAATCTCTGCAACAACTCTCTGACCAATTCCCAAATTCTCGTCAAAGTCAAGAACGATTGCAACTATGGGGGCAGACAAACTATTCAGCTTGGGCTGAACAGTTAAAGATGACGGTCATTAATTATCGCAACATTAACCACCAGTGGCACTTTAGCCCCGAACAAGAGCAAGTACTGCAACGATACTACGATGCCAATCAGTTACTACTTGATTGTTTGCATAGCAATTGTGAAGTGACGGCTGCTATCAGGCAAGAAATTGAAGCCACCTTATTATTACCTCAAAAGGAACTTGAGGATAGGGAATGGCAATAG
- a CDS encoding DUF7219 family protein, protein MDDYNQLNKDNFLYHHHPYLGEFTPQKLIFNANLQEFSQSVCYISNLQNGEKLSSQECYEEIELLWQQLTQSFKALGMDKNTTG, encoded by the coding sequence ATGGATGACTACAATCAGTTAAACAAAGACAATTTCCTCTATCACCACCATCCATACCTAGGTGAATTCACACCCCAAAAGCTTATATTCAATGCTAATCTTCAAGAATTTTCTCAAAGCGTCTGTTACATCTCTAATCTACAGAATGGAGAGAAACTTTCTTCACAGGAGTGCTACGAAGAAATTGAGTTACTCTGGCAGCAGTTAACACAAAGCTTTAAGGCACTAGGAATGGACAAAAATACAACTGGATGA
- a CDS encoding response regulator has translation MNLINGFCLTDGILEGVQVLVVENDRDSRDLYAILLQGLSANVITAGSVKEALEILSWFRPSIIVSEIRFLGESIYTLVNKLTAMEADNGNHIPIIVTSTSTTGTHDQIPDVEFEEYLLKPFDLDKFVSTIRNQVQKNVAENFCTDLVVLHPVEIFPLCYKS, from the coding sequence ATGAATTTAATCAATGGCTTTTGCTTGACAGATGGGATACTCGAAGGTGTACAAGTACTCGTTGTAGAGAACGATCGCGATAGTAGGGATTTGTACGCCATTCTTCTTCAAGGTCTGAGCGCAAATGTGATTACTGCTGGTTCAGTAAAAGAAGCTTTAGAAATCTTAAGTTGGTTCAGACCCAGCATCATCGTCTCTGAAATCAGGTTCTTAGGTGAAAGTATTTATACATTAGTAAACAAATTGACTGCGATGGAAGCAGACAATGGAAATCATATCCCAATCATTGTGACTTCAACATCTACCACAGGTACTCACGATCAAATTCCAGATGTAGAGTTTGAAGAATATTTACTTAAACCATTCGACCTTGACAAATTTGTTTCCACGATTAGGAATCAAGTACAGAAAAATGTGGCGGAAAATTTTTGCACTGATTTAGTAGTTTTACATCCAGTAGAGATTTTTCCCTTGTGCTATAAAAGTTAG
- a CDS encoding efflux RND transporter periplasmic adaptor subunit — protein sequence MATHIEIPVIGKVKYPLRWLIGVIAGGALVVGTVTTYTLVNQGRSKEDIAQLTVPVAAQNVTLLITASGKVVPVQSVNISPKNPGVLSQLYVEQGDRIQQGQILARMDSASIEAQRSQYRANLAQSQAQLAEALAGSRPQEIAQAKARLAQAQAQLAAARAGNRPQEIAQSQSQVDAAQAKANYTSEQVKRYQYLYKEGAEKKQLLDQAISEDKSAKASLEEIKKRLSLVQSGTRTEEIDQRQAAVNEARAALTLLQDGTRTEEIVQRQAAVASAEAQLKGVQVQLEDTIIRAPLSGIVTQKYAEPGAFVTPTTSASTSASATSSSIVAVARGLEVLAQVPEADIGRIKQRQQVEIVADAYPDRIFKGHVRLIAPEAVVEQGVTSFQVRVALDTGIDKLRSGLNVDLTFLGDRVNNALVLPTVSIVTEKGKTGVLIPDAKNKPQFREITVGAQIKNQTQILEGVKEGDRIFVNPPKDYKIEKAKEKQNNS from the coding sequence ATGGCTACTCACATAGAAATTCCAGTTATTGGCAAAGTTAAGTATCCATTACGCTGGCTAATTGGGGTGATAGCAGGCGGTGCTTTGGTTGTGGGTACTGTGACAACTTACACCCTGGTGAATCAAGGGAGAAGTAAAGAAGATATTGCTCAGTTAACTGTGCCTGTGGCAGCGCAAAACGTTACTTTGCTGATTACAGCTAGTGGTAAAGTCGTGCCGGTTCAGAGCGTAAATATTAGTCCGAAGAACCCCGGAGTTTTATCGCAATTATATGTCGAACAAGGCGATCGCATTCAACAAGGGCAAATCCTCGCCCGCATGGATAGTGCGAGTATTGAAGCTCAAAGGAGTCAGTACCGAGCTAACTTAGCCCAAAGTCAAGCACAATTAGCCGAAGCCCTTGCTGGTAGTCGTCCTCAAGAAATCGCTCAAGCAAAGGCGCGGTTAGCACAAGCTCAAGCCCAGCTAGCCGCAGCGAGAGCCGGTAATCGTCCCCAAGAGATTGCCCAATCTCAATCCCAAGTGGATGCGGCTCAAGCCAAGGCGAACTATACCAGCGAACAGGTAAAGCGTTACCAATACTTATACAAAGAGGGAGCAGAGAAAAAACAATTACTCGATCAAGCCATCAGCGAAGACAAAAGTGCTAAAGCCAGTTTAGAAGAAATAAAAAAACGATTGTCGTTAGTCCAAAGTGGCACTCGAACTGAGGAAATCGACCAACGTCAAGCTGCTGTAAATGAAGCACGGGCGGCATTGACCTTGTTACAAGATGGCACTCGAACTGAAGAAATTGTTCAGCGCCAAGCTGCTGTTGCCAGCGCTGAAGCTCAATTGAAGGGTGTACAAGTGCAGTTGGAAGATACAATTATTCGCGCTCCCCTTTCGGGAATTGTGACGCAAAAGTATGCCGAACCAGGGGCCTTTGTGACACCGACAACTTCCGCTTCTACGAGTGCGTCGGCAACTTCCAGTTCAATTGTCGCTGTAGCACGCGGTTTAGAAGTATTAGCTCAAGTTCCCGAAGCTGATATTGGCAGAATTAAACAAAGGCAGCAAGTGGAAATTGTCGCTGATGCCTATCCCGATCGCATTTTTAAAGGTCATGTGCGCCTGATTGCTCCAGAAGCAGTGGTGGAACAAGGTGTGACATCTTTTCAGGTGCGGGTTGCTCTTGATACTGGCATAGATAAACTGCGTTCTGGCTTAAATGTGGATCTGACTTTTTTAGGCGATCGCGTTAATAATGCCTTAGTGTTACCAACTGTGTCAATTGTCACCGAAAAGGGCAAAACTGGCGTACTTATACCAGATGCAAAGAATAAACCCCAGTTCCGCGAAATTACCGTTGGGGCACAAATCAAAAACCAAACTCAAATTTTAGAGGGAGTTAAAGAAGGCGATCGCATTTTTGTTAATCCACCCAAAGACTACAAAATCGAAAAGGCCAAAGAAAAACAGAATAATTCGTAA
- a CDS encoding ABC transporter permease, with product MNFLESVQMAGKTLLSNKLRSALTMLGIVIGNASVIAMIGIGEGGQKYVNKQLESLGPNVLFVLPGNRETQRISFEVPKTLVLQDAEAIASQVPTVVGVAPELNTRQVVTYRNRNTDVNIIGTTPSFLSVRDFETAKGRFFSEVDIKRSNQVVVLGGDLAEKLFGNSNAIGQQLRLGNTSFQVIGTLTAKGSSVGADYDNAALIPITTSANRLVGKNSPYGISLDYLVAAARDSESVDAAEFQITNLLRLRHKINGEDDFTLRSQKDALQTVGQITGALTIMLAAIAGISLFVGGIGIMNIMLVSVTERTQEIGLRKAIGATEQDILLQFIIEAVIVSAAGGLVGTAVGVSGILLVGALTPLEASLSPLAITMAVGVSGGIGLFFGVVPARRAAQLDPIVALRSA from the coding sequence ATGAATTTTTTAGAAAGCGTCCAAATGGCGGGGAAAACCCTGTTATCAAATAAGCTGCGTAGCGCCCTCACTATGTTGGGTATAGTTATTGGCAATGCCTCAGTAATTGCCATGATCGGTATTGGCGAAGGTGGGCAAAAGTACGTTAATAAACAGTTGGAGTCATTAGGGCCAAATGTGCTATTTGTACTGCCAGGTAATCGAGAAACTCAGCGGATCTCTTTTGAAGTACCAAAAACTCTGGTGTTACAAGATGCGGAAGCGATCGCCTCTCAAGTCCCAACAGTAGTGGGAGTTGCACCAGAGTTAAACACCAGACAGGTAGTTACATACCGCAACCGAAACACCGATGTCAACATCATTGGCACAACTCCCAGCTTTCTATCGGTGCGGGATTTTGAAACTGCTAAAGGCAGGTTTTTCTCTGAGGTAGACATCAAACGAAGTAACCAAGTCGTTGTGCTGGGTGGAGATTTGGCAGAAAAACTATTCGGTAATAGTAACGCGATCGGTCAGCAATTGCGACTTGGAAATACTAGCTTTCAAGTGATTGGGACGTTAACAGCCAAAGGTTCCAGCGTGGGAGCAGATTATGATAATGCTGCTTTAATACCAATCACAACCTCAGCAAACCGACTTGTAGGAAAGAATTCTCCCTATGGTATTTCTTTAGATTACCTCGTTGCAGCCGCTCGTGATTCTGAGAGCGTGGATGCAGCAGAGTTTCAAATTACTAATTTGTTGCGTCTACGGCACAAAATTAATGGTGAAGATGACTTTACTCTTCGCTCTCAAAAGGATGCCTTGCAAACTGTTGGGCAAATTACAGGTGCATTGACAATTATGTTAGCTGCGATCGCAGGTATATCATTATTTGTTGGCGGCATTGGCATTATGAATATTATGCTAGTCTCCGTCACCGAACGCACCCAAGAAATCGGATTGAGAAAAGCGATCGGTGCAACTGAGCAAGATATTTTGCTCCAGTTCATCATTGAGGCAGTGATAGTTTCGGCAGCTGGCGGCTTAGTTGGGACTGCGGTTGGTGTTAGTGGCATTCTGTTAGTGGGAGCTTTGACTCCTTTAGAAGCGAGTCTTTCTCCTCTAGCAATTACTATGGCAGTTGGTGTTTCTGGGGGTATTGGTTTATTCTTTGGCGTTGTTCCTGCCCGTCGTGCGGCTCAACTTGACCCCATTGTAGCTTTGAGGAGTGCCTAG